A single genomic interval of Zingiber officinale cultivar Zhangliang chromosome 4A, Zo_v1.1, whole genome shotgun sequence harbors:
- the LOC121973129 gene encoding MLO-like protein 7 — MLPCRPDAESTGGNKRRLLVLVLTESHLKRRILAAGGSVVECPPEKEQLITATGLHQLHILIFFLAVFHVVNSALIMVLGRAKIHRWKDWEKDTTSAEYAFTTGIYMFTILCCIVASP, encoded by the exons ATGCTGCCATGTCGCCCTGATGCAGAGTCAACTGGCGGAAATAAAAGGCGGCTGCTCGTGCTGGTGCTGACGGAGTCACACCTGAAGCGCAGGATTTTAGCTGCTGGTGGTTCAGTGGTTGAATGCCCCCCA GAAAAGGAGCAACTGATTACTGCCACAGGCTTGCACCAGTTGCACATTCTGATCTTCTTTTTGGCTGTGTTTCATGTGGTAAATAGTGCTCTTATAATGGTCCTTGGAAGAGCAAAG ATACACAGATGGAAGGACTGGGAAAAGGATACGACATCGGCTGAGTATGCCTTCACGACTGGTATATATATGTTCACTATTCTTTGTTGTATTGTTGCAAGTCCATAA